ACGTAGGCCATGCGCGGCAGCGACGGGCGCGGCGAACGCAGTTCCACCGCCAGCATCAGCGTGGTGAGGGTCAGGACAAGGACCATGCTGCCGTTGCTCACGGCCTGCACCACCGTGTCGGACAGCGCTTCCCCGAGCAGCGGGTCGATCCATCGATCCTGGAATGCAATCGATCCGGCCAGGGCGTTGGCCAGCACGACGACCCCGCCCCCCACGACCAGCGCAAACCACCGATCCAAGCGACGGGCGATGCCGTCCGCGCCGCGCCCCGCCCGGCCGCGGTAAAGGCTGAGCAGGCCGAAGTGCTGTGCGGCGAAATGATGGCTGACCAACAGGTAGTCAACGATGGCGAGGCAGACCACGCGCTGTTCCAGCGGCATCGGCAGCACGCTTTCGGGCGCGAGCAGGACCGAGAAGCAGGCGACGGCGATCGCCAGGGGGCAAGCCACGAAGCGCAGGCGCTGGGTCGACAGCAGGGGGCGGTAGGCCCGCGTGGTGTAGGCGAGCCAAGCCGATGAGACTCGATGGCCGAACCACAGGGGGACGGCGAGGGCGAAGAACAACCAGTCCACGGGACTGTGGCGTGCGTGTCCGTGCGTGCGCTCCAGCAGCAGGACCAGGGGCGCCAGCCACAGCGCGTTCAGGACCCAGACGAGGTCCCAGGCGGGGCTCCTGATCCACCACGTATGGCGGATCGACGGGGCCGCACCGGCCGCGCCCGCCCGATCGGCGGTCCGGCCAGGGGTCTGGAACAGGGCGGAAGAAGAACAAGGGTCCATGTGCTGCAGCGCCAGCCCCGCGCAATGGCGGAGCTTCATCTTTCCTGCTCCCCCGGGCAGGCGCCAGTGGACCTTCGGGCCACACGTGCCGGCGCGTGCTGCAGCACAAGCTCGGCCATGGCGACGCGGCCACTTCGGACACGCCCGCGATACAAAACGACCGCAAACCGGTGCGCCCTGAAATGGCGCGAATACCGCGGCCGGCGACAGTCGACGCTTCCACGGAACAGGCATTCCAAGGAGAGCACCATGACTCTGCCGCTCTACAAACGGGCCGCTGCGATGGCGTCGGCGATCGCGGTGACGGCCGTCATCATCAGCGTGATCGCGGAAATCGGGCATCCGCCGCCGGACGTCCATCTCGACATCGCGCCGGCGCCTGGCGTATTGGCCGAGGGATCGATATGAGCGCCGCCGACGCACGCGATTGCCCCGTGACCGGCGCCACGCCGGCGGCGCTGCTGGCCTACGAGCGCGCGCTGGCGGCCTTTCTCGGCTGGCGCAGCGGCACCGAGGAGGCGCTGGCCCAGGCGCTGCAGCAGTCGCCCGGTTTCGTGATGGCGCATCTGCTGCAGGCCTACCTGCTGGCGTGCGGGCGCGACCCGAAGGGCGTGCGTCTGGCGCGCCCGGTGGTTGCGCGCGCCGCCGCGCTGCGCGCCAACAGCCGCGAGCAGGGCCACCTCGCCGTCCTGGCAGCCGTCATCGATGACGACTACGAAGCGGCCAAGGCCCGCCTCGGCGATGTGCTGGATACCTATCCGCGCGATGCAGTCGCACTGCACGTGGCGCATGCGTTCGACCACGTCACCGGTGATGTCGCGCGCCTGCACGATCGCGTTGCCGCGGTGCTGCCCGAGTGGTCGGCCGACCTGCCGGGCTACCACACGGTGCTGGCCATGCACGCTTTCGGCCTGGGCGAGTGCGGCGACTTCGAGCGCGCCGAGGAGACCGCGCGCGACGCCCTCGCCCTGAACCCCGCCAATGCGCGGGCCCACCATGTGATGGCGCACGTGTTCGAGATGACCGGCCGCACCGCCGAGGGCCTGCGCTGGATGAACGCGCACATCCAGGACTGGGCCGAGGACAGCCTGGTCAGCACCCATTGCTGGTGGCACCTGGCGCTGTTCCACCTGGCGCAAGGCGAGGCCGACCGCGCGCTCGCGCTGTACGACCGGCGCGTCAGGGCCGTGCCGTCGGAGGGGATCGCCGACCTGATCGACGCCGCCGCCCTGCTCTGGCGCCTTGAACTCGAAGGCAGCACGGACACCCGTGCGCGTTGGCAGGAACTGTCCGCCGCGTGGTCACCGCACATCGACGACGGCTTTTGCAGTTTTAACGACGTTCACGCCATGCTGGCCTTCGTCGGCGCGCGCGATTGGCAGCGCGCCCTGAGGCTGGAGCGCGCGCTGGCGGCCGCGCAGAACCTGCCAACGCGGCATGGTCAGACCACGCTGCAGCTCGGCCTGCCGGCGTGCCGGGCGCTGATCGCCTTCTGCCGTGGCGACGACGCGCTCGCGACCAGCTTGCTGGCCAGCCTGCCGGCGCACGCGCACCGCCTGGGTGGCAGCCACGCGCAGCGCGATGTGCTGCACCTGACGCTGCTGAAAGCCGTCGAACGCTTGCGCCGTCCGCCGCGGATCGTCCTGAGGTCGAGTGGAAGAGCGAGAGATGGCCTGCACGGACGGGATCGAACCCCGGTCAAGCCGGCTGGAAGGCAGGCGCTCCATTCCACTGAGCTGCGGGCAGCCGACCGGGCCCTGGATGCTTGATTGCCGGGCGGCGCCATGGGATTCGAGCCGCGTGCGCGACCGCGGGCTCATGAGAAGGGCAAGGGGGCGGCGGCGTTATGCTGCCGTCCCTGTCGTGCACGGCCTGGCCGTCGCCGGAAACCCAACTGCCCTCCCATGGACCCCTTGCTGCTCATCCCACTGTTACTCATCGCCTGCTGGATGCTCAAATCCTGGCAGCAGGGTCGTCGCATCGCGCTGCTCGGGCATTTCCTGTCGCGCCATCGCATCGAGAAGAACATGGAAACGCTGACGCAGGGGTATTTGCGCGCGCTCGGCGAGGCCGAGCCTGACCGCCAGCAGCACGTCTGGGGCGTCCTGCGCCCCACTGAACAGGAACTGTGCTCCCAGGTCACGCGCCTGGCCTCGGACTTTGCGTCCGCCGATCCGGCGCTCGTGCGGGTCAGCTTGCTGCCGATCTGGGTGCCGTTCTCATTCGCCATCTTCCGGAGTTTCGACATGCGCGAAGCGCTGGCCATCCATGCGCGCGGCATCCGTCGCGCCATCGACGCCAACGCTGCCACATCGCCGCGTGAACGCGCCTTCGCCATCTCTGCCGAACTGTTCCTGATGCAACACACCTGCCACTGGTTCTGCAGAACCAAGACGGTTGCGTCCGCGCGCATGCTGTCGCGCCATCAGACCTCGTACGACCAATTGGTGTCCGCCGTGACGCCGCAAACCCGGTCGGAGTACCTGGCTCTCGTGCGGCATCGCGGGCAAGCATGACGCGTCCCGAGCCGCTTCCGCCGCGCCTGTGAGCCTATTGACAGGTGCCGGACGCGATCCCGCCCGAGGTTTGATTCATCCGTAGTGCACCACGGAGCGGATCGACTTGCCTGCGTGCATCAGGTCGAAGGCCTCGTTGATGCCGGTCAGCGGCATCGTGTGGGTGACGAAGGGTGCGAGCTGGATCGTGCCCTTCATCGCGTCCTCCACCATGCCCGGCAGCTGGCTGCGGCCCTTGACCCCGCCGAAGGCCGTACCCAGCCAGCGTCGGCCGGTGACCAGCTGGAACGGCCGGGTCGCGATTTCCTGGCCCGCGCCGGCCACGCCGATGATCACGGACTGGCCCCAGCCGCGGTGGGCACACTCCAGGGCCGCGCGCATGACGCTGACATTGCCGATGCATTCGAAGGAGTGATCCACGCCCCACCCGGTCATCTCGACGATGACCTGCTGGATCGGTTTGGGGTGGTCATCGGGATTGACGCAATCCGTCGCACCGAAGGTCCTGGCCAGGTCGAACTTGCCGGGGTTGGTGTCGATCGCGATGATCCGGCCGGCCTTGGCCATCTTCGCTCCCTGGATCACCGCCAAGCCGATGCCGCCCAGGCCGAACACGGCCACGCTGTCGCCCTCCTGCACCTTGGCCGTGTTCTTGACTGCGCCCAGACCGGTGGTCACGCCGCAGCCCAGCAGGCAGACCTGCTCGGGGTTGGCCCGCGGGTTGATCCTGGCCAGCGATACCTCAGCAACCACGGTGTACTCGCTGAAGGTGGAGCAGCCCATGTAGTGGTAGACCGGCTGGCCGTTGAAGGAGAAGCGGCTCGTGCCGTCGGGCATCACGCCCTTGCCCTGCGTGGCGCGCACGGACACACACAGGTTGGTCTTTCCGCTCTTGCAGAACAGGCATTGGCCGCACTCGGCCGTGTAGAGCGGAATCACGTGGTCGCCCGGCTGCACGCTGGTCACGCCCTCGCCCGTTTCGACGACGATGCCGGCGCCCTCATGCCCCAGCACCGCGGGGAACAGCCCTTCGGGGTCGTCCCCCGACAGGGTGAACGCATCGGTGTGGCAGACACCCGTGTGCGTGATCCTGACCAGTACCTCGCCCTTCCTGGGCGGAGCGACATCGATCTCGACGATCTGCAGCGGTTTTCCGGCTTCGAAGGCAACGGCGGCACGGGACTTCATCTTTCACAAGCTCCAAAAAGAATGGGTTAAATGCAGACGCAGCTTCGCTAGTCACCACGCACGACTCGCGCCAGCATTGTCCACGCACGAACCCGAAGGTCGCGGGCTGCCGGCACGCGCCGGCGAAGCCGGCTACGGCCAGAGGTAAGCTTGGGCATCGTTCTTGAGGAGGCGTCGTGCCAACTCCGGCTATTCTGAAACCCATCAAGGCGTTCGCCGAAAGAGCGCAGCCTTGGGCCGGCGCAGGCGGTCTGCCGATGGCGGCGCGCCAGTCGAAAGGACAGGGACATTGATCAGCATGGCCGCTTTCGACCTGCAGCTAGAGACCGCAAGCTCCCGCCGGTGCTGGCTGATTGCAGCCGCCTTGCTGCCCCTTGCCCCCGCGGCATTGGCCGAATCGGGCTCACAGCGCAGACCCTGGCCGCGCTCGCGCCCGACGCCCGCCGTCGAACTCCGGTTCGCCAATGGCGACAGCTGGACTCCCGCCTCTTCGGTCGGCAGCCCCGTGCTCCTCAATTTTTGGGCGAGCTGGTGCGAACCTTGCCGTGCCGAAATGCCGTCGCTGCAAGCGCTCGCCCGACATCGCCAGGCCAATGGACTGCGGGTGCTGGCCATCAACTACAAGGAAAGCGAAGCGGCCGTGCGCCGCTTCACCGGTTCGACGGGGCTGGACCTTCCAGTGCTGTTCGATCCGGAGGGCGCCGCAGCCAAGGCTTTCGGGGTCCGCATCTTCCCCAGCACCGTTGCCATCGACCGCAGCGGCCGCGTGAGATTCGTGGTGACAGGGGAGTTCGACTGGAACAGCCCGCTCGCGGGGCGATGGGTCTCGGAACTCCTGTAGCGGCCGCGGCGAGCTACTACTCGTCCGCCAAAAAGGAGGGATAGCCCGCGGCGTCCGTCGCCTTCGTGAGTGCGGCGACGTCGGCCTTGGTGTCGTCGAAGGTCACCTTGGCATTGCGGCGGGCGTAGCTCACGACCACGCCGCTCACACCCGGCACCTTCTTGAGCGCAATACGGATCGTCACCGGGCAGGTGTCACAGTGCATGGTGGGCACGCTCAGGGTCACCTGGCGCGTCGCCGCGCAAGCAGAGCCCGCCGCGAACAGGAGTGTGGCCGCAACAATCGCAATCGACTTGCTCATTCAGGCTCTTTCAGTAGAACAGGGGCGCCGCGAGCGGCACGAGAATCGGCACCAGGGTGAGGGTGACAACCACCCAGAACCAGCGACGCGCCGACGCGCCGACGCGCCGGCAATCAGCGGCACTGCCCCGGTCGCAGGCATTGGCCGAAGGCCGGTAAAGCAGCCACGCTGCCCAGGAGAGCGAGGCGACCGCCAGCGCCGACAGCGCGAGCGCGTACGGCTCGACCCGCTGCAGTTGTCCGATCCACGCGCCGGAAATCCCGACGACGGCGAATACCAGCGGCATGACGCAGCAGGCGGACGACAGCAGCGCGGCGATGCCGGCGAGCGTCAGCGCCGACGCGCTTCCCATGTCCGATGCACGATCAGGCCGGCGCCGCAGGGCAGCCCTTGTTCTGGCCCGCACGCTCACGCAGTGACCTCGCGGGCCGTGATCTGGTATGCGAAGGTGTCGGGGTCGTAGGGGTCGCGGGCGCCCGCGGCCGTTTCGGCCTGCGGGTACATGAAGAACCCGAGTTTGCCCCGCTTCGCGCCCGGCAGGCGGATGTCGCTGGCGGTGTTGAAGCCCATCCAGTTGCCTTCCCAGCTGCCGAAAAGCGCCTTGCGCACCGGCGCCACGATCGGATGGCCGGCATCCTTGATCCATTCCGCGGTTTCCTGGCGCATGACCTTGGTCACGTCCGCCGGGTCCATGGCCACCCAGCCGTGCTCCTTCAGGTGCACCTCGGCACGGCAATGCTGCGCACCCTTGAGGCTGGCCGGGTTCGCACCCAGCTCGCGGTAGCCGAATGCACTCGGCGCCAAACGCAGGCCATAGATGTCGCGCGCCGGCAGTCCGGCAGCGCGGCACAGCCCGACGAAAAGCGCATTGATGTCCGCGCACTTGCCGCTCAGGTTGCCGGTCTCCAGCATGGCCTTGATGTCACCCTCGCCGCAGCCGCGAACCTTGGGCTCGCGATACGTGCTGACGACAACCCAGTCGTAGATGCGCTGCGCCTTCTCGCGATCGCTGCGTGCGCCAAGCACGATCTGCGTCGCCACCTTGCGCACGATGCCGTCGGTGACGATCCGCTCGCTGGGGGCAAGCCACTTGCGCAGGTCGGCCGGGTCCGCGGGAGCGCCAGCGAGGCCCTGCTTCCAGTCCACCGCACGGCTCTGCGTCTCGACCCGGTTGCTGAGCACGATGGTCGGCTCGGACGTGCCGTCGTCGAAGCGCGCGACCAGGACCTTCGCGCCTGTCGTGCCGTCGGCCACGAGGCGCGCGTCGCTGGCGTTCCCCGACCAGCTTGTATTCACGGTACGTTGCCACGGCGTCTCGAGCGACGGCACCGGCAGCCACACGAGGGAGCCGCCGGCCGACTCGCGCAGCTTGACGGTCGTCGTCACCTCGAACGCCCGCCAGCCGGCGGGCAAGGGTTCGAACCGGCGCGCGGCCTGCTCCGCGCGGATCACGGGGGCGCCTGCCATCGCCAGTATGGCGGAAGCGGTGTGGACAAATGATCGACGAGAAAGGTGAGTCATGCGAGGTTCCGGACGATTCGCGATAGCCATCTGCAGACGTGGCGGCGCTTCAGCTGAGGACGCGATTTTGCCAAAGTGCGATCTGGGCGTCGCTCAGCCGTGAAGGCCGCCAGGGTTGCGCGGCTGGTTTCGGTGCGAGGAAGCCCGCCGTTCTCGCAAGGATGCCTTGGGCGGCAAGCTCCCCGGATTCAAAACAAATCGATGGACTGCCGCAGCAAGGCTGTTGGGTCGGCACTCGGTCCGACGAGGATCTCGACCTCGCCCGCCTCGAACAGGGACTGCAGGTCCGGCCCGAGATAGCGCAACTCGGCCGCCGGCAGATCCATCTCGACCCAGCCGGCTTCGCCGGGCCGCAAGCGCAGCTTCGCGAACCCCTTGAGCTCGAGCAGAGGCCGCGTGACGCGACTGAGTTTGTCGTGAACGAATAGGAAAATGGTCTCCTCGGCCTTACGCGCGCCTTCGTTTCGAAGCCGGACGCTGACTTTGAGCGTGTCCCGTTCGCCTGCGTGTCGCGGTACGACCTGCAGCGCGTCGTAGTGAAAACGGCCGTAGGTCAAACCGTGGCCGAAGGGGTACAGCGGTGTGTTGGCTACGTCCTGGTACCTGCTCGTGTAGTGGTCGGCGGG
Above is a window of Ramlibacter tataouinensis DNA encoding:
- a CDS encoding TlpA family protein disulfide reductase gives rise to the protein MAAFDLQLETASSRRCWLIAAALLPLAPAALAESGSQRRPWPRSRPTPAVELRFANGDSWTPASSVGSPVLLNFWASWCEPCRAEMPSLQALARHRQANGLRVLAINYKESEAAVRRFTGSTGLDLPVLFDPEGAAAKAFGVRIFPSTVAIDRSGRVRFVVTGEFDWNSPLAGRWVSELL
- the merP gene encoding mercury resistance system periplasmic binding protein MerP, which translates into the protein MSKSIAIVAATLLFAAGSACAATRQVTLSVPTMHCDTCPVTIRIALKKVPGVSGVVVSYARRNAKVTFDDTKADVAALTKATDAAGYPSFLADE
- a CDS encoding transglutaminase-like domain-containing protein, translated to MAGAPVIRAEQAARRFEPLPAGWRAFEVTTTVKLRESAGGSLVWLPVPSLETPWQRTVNTSWSGNASDARLVADGTTGAKVLVARFDDGTSEPTIVLSNRVETQSRAVDWKQGLAGAPADPADLRKWLAPSERIVTDGIVRKVATQIVLGARSDREKAQRIYDWVVVSTYREPKVRGCGEGDIKAMLETGNLSGKCADINALFVGLCRAAGLPARDIYGLRLAPSAFGYRELGANPASLKGAQHCRAEVHLKEHGWVAMDPADVTKVMRQETAEWIKDAGHPIVAPVRKALFGSWEGNWMGFNTASDIRLPGAKRGKLGFFMYPQAETAAGARDPYDPDTFAYQITAREVTA
- a CDS encoding tetratricopeptide repeat protein, with amino-acid sequence MSAADARDCPVTGATPAALLAYERALAAFLGWRSGTEEALAQALQQSPGFVMAHLLQAYLLACGRDPKGVRLARPVVARAAALRANSREQGHLAVLAAVIDDDYEAAKARLGDVLDTYPRDAVALHVAHAFDHVTGDVARLHDRVAAVLPEWSADLPGYHTVLAMHAFGLGECGDFERAEETARDALALNPANARAHHVMAHVFEMTGRTAEGLRWMNAHIQDWAEDSLVSTHCWWHLALFHLAQGEADRALALYDRRVRAVPSEGIADLIDAAALLWRLELEGSTDTRARWQELSAAWSPHIDDGFCSFNDVHAMLAFVGARDWQRALRLERALAAAQNLPTRHGQTTLQLGLPACRALIAFCRGDDALATSLLASLPAHAHRLGGSHAQRDVLHLTLLKAVERLRRPPRIVLRSSGRARDGLHGRDRTPVKPAGRQALHSTELRAADRALDA
- a CDS encoding mercuric transporter MerT family protein, producing MGSASALTLAGIAALLSSACCVMPLVFAVVGISGAWIGQLQRVEPYALALSALAVASLSWAAWLLYRPSANACDRGSAADCRRVGASARRWFWVVVTLTLVPILVPLAAPLFY
- a CDS encoding S-(hydroxymethyl)glutathione dehydrogenase/class III alcohol dehydrogenase, which produces MKSRAAVAFEAGKPLQIVEIDVAPPRKGEVLVRITHTGVCHTDAFTLSGDDPEGLFPAVLGHEGAGIVVETGEGVTSVQPGDHVIPLYTAECGQCLFCKSGKTNLCVSVRATQGKGVMPDGTSRFSFNGQPVYHYMGCSTFSEYTVVAEVSLARINPRANPEQVCLLGCGVTTGLGAVKNTAKVQEGDSVAVFGLGGIGLAVIQGAKMAKAGRIIAIDTNPGKFDLARTFGATDCVNPDDHPKPIQQVIVEMTGWGVDHSFECIGNVSVMRAALECAHRGWGQSVIIGVAGAGQEIATRPFQLVTGRRWLGTAFGGVKGRSQLPGMVEDAMKGTIQLAPFVTHTMPLTGINEAFDLMHAGKSIRSVVHYG